A window from Pseudomonas sp. Tri1 encodes these proteins:
- a CDS encoding autotransporter outer membrane beta-barrel domain-containing protein — MNTPLRPQEITTTFYTVSTSLLLLSSMEVQAWPVEEASQPWYGRTPPDSLNAPFTSTDTASNKSPALFTLRNDSGHTQRVGLISGQHQIIASATGVLVTPTLAEPQKDALNLHGPNLGAYWSLTGPAGWHVDLSASGGRVNGYSRTEQGQRQVAEGNAVTLSVEGGFPIGISINWVVEPQAQLINQRVTLDTPNTETGTRNNELNTWSGRVGARLKGNYQVNGLGVEPYVRTNLWHTVQSNDTLTLDKVDKISSSRKSSTVEVGLGLVARVTPVVSLYVSADYSSDVDDNDLNGIITSMGVRMRW, encoded by the coding sequence ATGAACACCCCCCTCCGTCCACAAGAGATCACCACCACCTTTTACACCGTCTCGACTTCGTTGCTGCTCCTTTCGTCCATGGAGGTGCAGGCCTGGCCTGTCGAAGAGGCGTCGCAGCCCTGGTATGGTCGAACCCCACCGGACAGCCTCAACGCGCCATTCACCAGCACTGACACCGCTTCGAATAAAAGCCCCGCCCTCTTCACTCTGCGCAACGACAGCGGGCACACCCAGCGCGTCGGCCTGATCAGTGGACAGCATCAAATCATCGCCAGCGCCACAGGCGTGCTGGTGACACCGACCCTGGCCGAACCGCAGAAAGACGCGCTCAACCTGCATGGCCCCAACCTGGGCGCCTACTGGAGCCTGACCGGGCCCGCAGGCTGGCACGTGGACCTGAGCGCCAGCGGTGGTCGGGTCAACGGTTACAGCCGCACCGAACAAGGCCAGCGCCAGGTTGCCGAGGGCAATGCCGTGACGCTGTCGGTCGAAGGCGGTTTTCCCATCGGCATCAGTATTAACTGGGTGGTCGAACCCCAGGCGCAATTGATCAATCAGCGTGTCACCCTCGATACGCCGAACACAGAGACCGGCACTCGCAATAATGAACTGAACACCTGGAGCGGTCGCGTGGGGGCGCGCCTCAAAGGCAATTACCAGGTCAACGGCCTGGGCGTGGAACCCTACGTGCGCACCAACCTGTGGCATACCGTCCAGAGCAATGACACCTTGACCCTGGATAAGGTCGACAAGATCAGCAGCAGTCGAAAATCTTCCACCGTCGAAGTGGGCCTGGGCCTGGTGGCCCGGGTCACGCCAGTGGTCAGCCTGTATGTCAGCGCCGACTACAGCAGCGATGTCGACGATAACGATCTGAACGGCATCATTACCAGCATGGGCGTGCGGATGCGCTGGTAA
- a CDS encoding aldehyde dehydrogenase family protein translates to MSDIVLLPQVEAFLGRRHALFIDGHSLESQSGQTLDVINPATGQVIAQAGVASRGDIDAAVASSRRGFKLWSQAAPAVRGQVLLKLADLLEQHREELAQLETCQSGKIIHISRAFEVDQAAHFLRYYAGWATKIGGQTITPSLPSFAGERYTAFTLREPVGVVVGIVPWNFSTMIAIWKLASALVTGCSIIIKPSEFTPLTILRIAELAIEAGLPAGVLNVVTGGGQVGQGLIEHPGTNKVSFTGSVTTGIAVGRGAMGAGLTRATLELGGKNAAGFLADVDPDVAVNGIIEAGFLHSGQICAAAERFFVHRSQLEPIMDKLAQRLSKLNIGSPLDERTEFGPVTNRQHQQKLGAFFDKARAQNNTIVHGGKLIDGPGCYVEPTIILANHRDDTLLNEETFGPIATFFPYDSEEELLELMNDSPYGLSASLWTNDLGKALRMVPAIEAGTVWVNMHTLLDPAVPFGGSKSSGIGREFGSAFIDDYTELKSVMIRY, encoded by the coding sequence ATGAGCGATATTGTCCTGCTGCCTCAAGTCGAAGCCTTTCTCGGTCGACGCCACGCCCTGTTCATCGATGGCCACTCCCTCGAAAGCCAGAGCGGCCAGACGCTGGACGTCATCAATCCCGCCACCGGCCAGGTCATCGCCCAGGCCGGCGTGGCATCCAGGGGCGATATCGATGCAGCCGTGGCGTCTTCCCGGCGCGGCTTCAAACTGTGGTCCCAGGCGGCACCGGCAGTCCGTGGCCAGGTGCTGCTCAAGCTGGCGGACCTGTTGGAACAGCATCGCGAAGAGCTGGCACAGCTCGAAACCTGCCAGTCGGGGAAAATCATTCATATTTCCCGCGCCTTCGAAGTCGACCAGGCCGCCCACTTCCTGCGTTACTACGCCGGCTGGGCGACCAAGATCGGCGGCCAGACCATTACCCCGTCGCTGCCCTCCTTCGCTGGCGAACGCTACACCGCATTCACCCTGCGTGAACCGGTCGGGGTGGTGGTCGGCATCGTGCCGTGGAATTTTTCCACCATGATCGCCATCTGGAAACTCGCCTCGGCACTGGTGACCGGCTGCAGCATCATCATCAAACCCAGTGAGTTCACCCCGCTGACCATCCTGCGCATCGCCGAACTGGCGATCGAGGCCGGCCTGCCGGCGGGCGTCCTGAATGTGGTGACCGGTGGCGGCCAGGTGGGTCAAGGCTTGATCGAGCATCCGGGCACCAACAAGGTGTCGTTCACCGGTTCCGTGACCACCGGCATCGCCGTCGGCCGCGGCGCCATGGGTGCTGGGTTGACCCGCGCGACCCTGGAGCTTGGCGGCAAGAACGCAGCGGGATTCCTGGCGGATGTGGATCCCGACGTGGCAGTCAACGGCATCATCGAAGCCGGCTTCCTGCACTCGGGGCAAATCTGTGCGGCGGCTGAGCGCTTCTTTGTCCATCGCTCACAACTTGAACCGATCATGGACAAACTGGCCCAGCGCCTGAGCAAGCTCAACATCGGCTCCCCCCTGGACGAGCGCACCGAGTTCGGCCCGGTCACCAACCGCCAGCATCAACAGAAACTCGGGGCCTTCTTCGACAAGGCCCGGGCGCAAAACAACACCATCGTCCACGGCGGCAAACTGATCGACGGCCCTGGCTGCTACGTCGAGCCGACCATCATCCTCGCCAACCATCGCGACGACACCCTGCTCAACGAAGAGACCTTCGGCCCAATTGCGACGTTCTTCCCCTACGACAGCGAAGAGGAACTGCTGGAGCTGATGAACGACTCGCCCTATGGCCTGAGCGCCAGCCTGTGGACCAACGACCTGGGCAAGGCCCTGCGCATGGTTCCCGCCATCGAAGCCGGCACTGTGTGGGTAAACATGCATACCCTGCTCGATCCGGCGGTGCCCTTCGGTGGCAGCAAATCTTCAGGGATAGGCCGGGAGTTTGGCAGCGCGTTCATCGACGACTACACCGAACTGAAGTCGGTGATGATTCGATACTGA
- a CDS encoding endonuclease/exonuclease/phosphatase family protein yields the protein MTHDPDWRAVESVPSDAPAAVHRLQVLTVNTHKGFTALNRRFILPELREAVRSTGADLVFLQEVLGVHDRHASRYDNWPQTSQYEFLADSMWSDFAYGRNAVYPDGHHGNALLSKYPIRQFRNLDVSITGPERRGLLHCVLDVPGHAEVHGICVHLSLLESHRQLQLKLLCQLLDSLPDDAPVIIAGDFNDWQLRGNTALARRQYLHEAFEYHHGRPARTYPARFPLLRLDRIYLRNATSHAPKILGSKPWTHLSDHLPLSVEVHL from the coding sequence GTGACTCACGATCCCGACTGGCGGGCCGTCGAATCAGTGCCATCGGACGCGCCGGCGGCGGTCCACCGGCTACAGGTCCTGACGGTCAACACCCACAAGGGTTTCACCGCCCTCAACCGTCGTTTCATCCTGCCCGAATTGCGTGAAGCGGTACGCAGCACCGGTGCCGACCTGGTGTTCCTGCAAGAAGTGCTGGGCGTACACGACCGCCACGCATCGCGCTATGACAACTGGCCGCAGACCTCGCAATACGAATTTCTCGCTGACAGTATGTGGAGCGACTTCGCCTACGGCCGCAATGCGGTGTACCCCGACGGCCATCACGGCAATGCCTTGCTGTCCAAATACCCGATCCGCCAATTCCGCAACCTCGACGTCTCCATCACTGGCCCGGAGCGACGCGGGTTGCTGCATTGTGTGTTGGACGTCCCCGGGCACGCCGAAGTCCATGGGATCTGCGTGCATCTGAGCCTGCTGGAAAGTCATCGCCAACTGCAGCTCAAACTGCTCTGCCAATTGCTCGACTCGCTGCCCGACGACGCCCCGGTGATCATCGCCGGCGATTTCAACGACTGGCAGTTGCGCGGCAATACCGCCCTGGCCCGCCGCCAATACCTGCACGAAGCCTTCGAGTACCATCACGGCCGCCCTGCCCGGACTTATCCGGCCCGCTTCCCCCTGCTGCGCCTGGACCGTATCTACCTGCGCAACGCCACCAGCCATGCCCCGAAAATCCTGGGGAGTAAACCCTGGACCCACCTGAGCGATCACCTGCCGCTTTCGGTGGAAGTGCATCTATGA
- a CDS encoding methyl-accepting chemotaxis protein — protein MFLQTNKQKRALIEQVQRTLAGATDDAPMLEAYAPLRGCLEQHARQMVNAAEQLRQAEERLAEQTLRGQQSEHALEAVRQQLEQAREREQLLQARLDEHSQQLQQQRQEAQIWELLQSTLTEGCWDITVVNGDLQHPASGMRFSSQFRSLLGYGADELPDGWDAQVGITHPDDLPKIMAIFDREILGSQGSGEYVFEYRMRHKTRDYIWCRERGRAVRDAQGCLARVIGAVRDISDERSAQSTHQRMLEQNQVTYAQIATVVGVIKGIADQTNLLALNAAIEAARAGEVGRGFSVVADEVRKLAESTRQATHQIQTMLHQHKQ, from the coding sequence ATGTTTCTCCAGACCAACAAACAGAAACGGGCATTGATCGAACAAGTGCAGCGAACCCTGGCCGGCGCAACGGATGACGCACCGATGCTGGAGGCGTATGCACCACTGCGGGGTTGTCTGGAGCAGCATGCCCGGCAGATGGTCAATGCTGCCGAGCAGCTTCGCCAGGCCGAAGAACGGCTGGCTGAACAAACCCTTCGGGGGCAGCAAAGTGAGCACGCGCTGGAAGCCGTTCGCCAACAACTGGAACAGGCCCGGGAGCGCGAACAGTTACTGCAAGCCCGCCTGGATGAGCACAGCCAGCAGTTACAGCAGCAGCGCCAGGAGGCGCAGATCTGGGAGCTGTTGCAATCGACGCTGACCGAAGGCTGCTGGGACATCACGGTGGTCAACGGCGATCTTCAGCACCCGGCCAGCGGCATGCGCTTTTCCAGTCAGTTTCGCTCGTTGCTGGGCTACGGGGCAGACGAATTGCCTGACGGCTGGGATGCACAAGTCGGCATTACCCACCCGGATGACCTGCCGAAGATCATGGCGATCTTCGATCGGGAAATCCTCGGGTCCCAAGGCAGCGGCGAATACGTGTTCGAATACCGGATGCGCCACAAGACGCGGGATTACATCTGGTGCCGCGAACGTGGTCGTGCGGTCCGCGATGCCCAGGGATGCCTGGCTCGGGTTATCGGCGCGGTACGCGATATCAGCGATGAACGCTCGGCCCAGTCCACCCATCAGCGCATGCTGGAGCAGAACCAGGTGACCTACGCCCAGATTGCCACGGTGGTGGGAGTGATCAAGGGCATCGCCGACCAGACCAATCTGCTTGCATTGAATGCGGCGATCGAGGCCGCCAGGGCCGGTGAGGTCGGGCGCGGTTTCTCCGTGGTCGCCGACGAGGTGCGCAAGCTGGCGGAAAGCACCCGCCAGGCAACGCATCAGATCCAGACCATGTTGCACCAGCACAAACAATAA
- a CDS encoding NADP-dependent glyceraldehyde-3-phosphate dehydrogenase — translation MTTASRLANLFPSAVDIPDAYRLEGQIEQREYLVDGVLRTWQGPLAVVRSPVYLTGAHGDEQVILGSTPLLDAETALTALDAAVRAYDRGQGSWPTMRVAERIRHVETFLARMREQREAVVKLLMWEIGKNLKDSQKEFDRTCDYIVDTINALKELDRRSSRFELEQDTLGQIRRVPLGVALCMGPYNYPLNETFTTLIPALIMGNTVVFKPAKLGVLLIRPLLEAFRDSFPAGVINVIYGSGRETVSALMASGKIDIFAFIGTNKAASDLKKLHPRPHRLRAALGLDAKNPGLVLRDVDLDNAVSEALTGSLSFNGQRCTALKILFVHEDVAPAFIEKFNAKLATLKPGMPWEDGVALTPLPEAGKVDYLHSLVADAIAKGAAVTNAHGGESRSSFFYPAVLYPVNTAMRVYHEEQFGPVVPIVPYRDLNTVVDYVLESDFGQQLSIFGTNPAEVGKLVDVFANQVGRININAQCQRGPDTFPFNGRKNSAEGTLSVHDALRTFSIRTLVATKFQDNNKALISDIIRERDSNFLTTDYIF, via the coding sequence ATGACCACAGCCTCCCGTCTCGCCAACCTGTTTCCCAGCGCAGTCGACATCCCGGACGCTTACCGTCTCGAGGGTCAGATCGAACAACGTGAATACCTGGTCGATGGTGTCCTGAGAACCTGGCAGGGCCCCCTGGCCGTGGTGCGCAGCCCGGTATACCTGACCGGCGCCCATGGTGATGAACAAGTGATTCTGGGCAGTACACCGCTGCTGGATGCCGAGACCGCCCTCACCGCCCTGGATGCGGCCGTGCGAGCTTATGATCGCGGCCAGGGCTCATGGCCAACGATGCGCGTCGCCGAGCGCATCCGTCACGTGGAAACCTTCCTGGCGCGCATGCGCGAGCAACGCGAGGCCGTGGTCAAGTTGCTGATGTGGGAAATCGGCAAGAACCTCAAGGATTCCCAGAAAGAATTCGACCGCACCTGCGATTACATTGTCGACACCATCAACGCCCTCAAGGAACTGGATCGACGCTCCAGCCGCTTCGAGCTGGAACAGGACACCCTCGGGCAGATCCGGCGCGTGCCGCTGGGCGTGGCCTTGTGCATGGGGCCGTACAACTATCCGCTGAACGAAACCTTCACCACGTTGATTCCCGCCTTGATCATGGGTAACACCGTGGTGTTCAAGCCGGCCAAACTTGGCGTGCTGCTGATCCGTCCGTTGCTGGAAGCCTTTCGCGACAGCTTCCCGGCAGGAGTGATCAATGTGATCTACGGCAGCGGTCGGGAAACCGTCAGCGCGCTGATGGCCAGCGGCAAGATCGACATCTTCGCGTTCATCGGCACCAACAAGGCCGCCAGCGATCTGAAAAAACTCCATCCGCGTCCGCACCGCTTGCGTGCTGCCCTGGGGCTGGACGCGAAGAACCCGGGCCTGGTGCTGCGGGACGTCGATCTGGACAACGCCGTCAGCGAGGCGCTGACCGGCTCGCTGTCATTCAACGGCCAGCGCTGCACCGCGTTGAAAATCCTGTTTGTCCATGAAGACGTGGCGCCGGCATTCATCGAGAAATTCAACGCCAAGCTCGCCACGCTCAAACCCGGCATGCCTTGGGAAGACGGCGTGGCGCTGACGCCGCTGCCTGAAGCGGGCAAAGTCGACTACCTGCATTCGCTGGTGGCCGATGCGATCGCCAAAGGCGCCGCGGTAACCAATGCTCACGGCGGCGAGTCCCGCAGCTCGTTCTTCTATCCGGCGGTGCTCTATCCGGTGAACACTGCGATGCGCGTCTACCACGAAGAACAGTTCGGCCCGGTCGTGCCCATCGTGCCGTACCGCGACCTCAACACCGTGGTCGATTACGTGCTTGAGTCCGACTTCGGCCAGCAGCTCAGTATTTTCGGCACCAACCCCGCCGAAGTCGGCAAACTGGTGGACGTCTTCGCCAACCAGGTCGGGCGTATCAATATCAACGCCCAGTGCCAGCGAGGCCCGGACACCTTCCCGTTCAACGGCCGGAAAAACTCCGCCGAGGGCACCTTGTCCGTACACGATGCCCTGCGCACTTTTTCGATCCGCACACTGGTGGCGACCAAGTTCCAGGACAACAACAAGGCGCTGATCAGCGACATCATCCGTGAGCGAGACTCGAACTTCCTGACCACCGACTACATCTTCTGA
- a CDS encoding Lrp/AsnC family transcriptional regulator, with protein sequence MTDDIDQILISALMEDSRRSLKALANLSGLSAPSVAERLRRLEERGVLRGYTVEVDPKCFGYQLQAIVRIRPLPGQLQEVERQIQAIAEFTECDKVTGEDCFIARLHVRSMEQLDTLLDKLNVLAETNTAIVKKTPVKRRLPPMARVGTGLG encoded by the coding sequence ATGACTGACGACATCGACCAGATCCTTATCAGCGCCTTGATGGAAGACTCCCGACGCTCCCTCAAGGCCCTGGCAAACCTCAGCGGCCTATCGGCTCCCAGCGTCGCCGAGCGACTTCGCCGGCTCGAAGAACGTGGCGTGCTCAGGGGCTATACCGTTGAGGTGGACCCCAAGTGCTTCGGCTATCAACTGCAGGCCATTGTGCGTATTCGCCCGCTGCCGGGGCAGTTGCAGGAAGTGGAGCGGCAGATCCAGGCCATTGCTGAATTCACCGAATGCGACAAGGTGACCGGCGAAGACTGCTTCATTGCCCGGCTGCATGTGCGCTCGATGGAACAGCTGGACACGCTGCTGGACAAGCTCAATGTGCTGGCCGAGACCAATACGGCTATCGTCAAGAAGACACCGGTCAAGCGGCGCTTGCCACCGATGGCGCGAGTTGGAACCGGCCTCGGCTAG
- a CDS encoding autotransporter outer membrane beta-barrel domain-containing protein, translating into MNLREHGFNRLLNALWISTPFLLPVPSAMAACSLTPTIGNDAYVCDSGNSPGLTDLLGDNRLTMPANGNGVIQGDVTFGAGIDKIQINANGVIQGDVQQGSGIDDFVMNGGTIQSLAQGDGLDTFFMSGGTIVGAFEDGDNATMTGGTIGRVDMKLDDNFFDMSGGQILGNLVTGFGQDTIILSAGRIGGNVSVSGGNDSITVSGGEIVGQVRSSFGDDRFQWSGGVIRSAILMGEGNDTALLSGLDETALATTPSLDGGLGQDVLSFEGTTSGTGSRYINWETVNLTQGSRLDLNDTLTLGDSATATGTLNIESGSTLTATQGVIAPFTAGQLATLNNAGTVDLAAGNSRTNDSLTVQGNYAGNNGQLRLQTVLGADDSASDKLVVNGGTLTGSTAITVTNLNGAGALTTQNGIEVVRAEGSAVSDSGAFSLAQSVSAGAFDYRLFKGGVTGNENNWYLRSTVVAGPIAAPSPMLPALPVAVPGAAPIPLYRPEVPTWSVLPPAAAQLTLMALGTFHDRQGDQRLLTETGAFGAGWGRVYGKDLDQTWAGTVTPSLDGSIKGFQVGNDLYSSALSAGQTQRIGFFVGHTELNGDVKGFNLGFEDRRAGKIELDGDSFGLYWTLIAPSGGYVDTVVMGTRLDGDNRSERGVKIDNRGHALSLSAEAGYPFAVAAMWVLEPQVQIIHQKISLDSQDDGIAKVEFDSDSAWTGRLGARLKGRYQVSGMPVEPYLRANLWHTFSGTDVVTFDNAQRIETQQRASTGDLGAGVILSVAPTVSVYADADYGQNLDSNQQRGMSGNFGIRISW; encoded by the coding sequence ATGAACTTGCGCGAGCATGGATTCAATCGGCTGCTCAACGCCCTATGGATATCGACCCCCTTCCTGTTACCCGTCCCGTCTGCCATGGCGGCTTGCTCACTGACGCCGACGATAGGCAATGACGCCTATGTTTGCGATAGCGGCAACAGCCCCGGACTGACGGACCTCTTGGGAGATAACCGTCTGACAATGCCGGCCAATGGTAACGGTGTCATCCAGGGTGACGTCACCTTTGGTGCCGGAATCGATAAGATCCAGATCAACGCCAATGGCGTGATTCAAGGCGACGTACAACAAGGCTCCGGTATTGACGATTTCGTCATGAATGGCGGCACCATCCAGTCCCTGGCCCAAGGCGACGGCCTCGATACGTTCTTTATGAGCGGTGGCACCATTGTCGGAGCGTTCGAAGACGGCGATAACGCCACAATGACCGGCGGCACCATCGGCCGGGTCGACATGAAACTCGATGACAACTTTTTCGATATGTCCGGCGGGCAGATTCTCGGCAACCTGGTGACCGGTTTTGGCCAGGACACCATTATCCTTTCGGCAGGACGCATCGGCGGCAACGTGAGTGTCAGCGGCGGCAACGACAGTATTACCGTGAGCGGTGGCGAAATCGTCGGCCAGGTCCGTAGCAGTTTCGGCGATGATCGGTTCCAGTGGAGCGGTGGCGTCATTCGCTCGGCCATCTTGATGGGCGAAGGCAACGACACGGCGCTGCTGAGCGGCCTCGATGAAACCGCACTCGCAACCACCCCCAGCCTGGATGGCGGGTTAGGCCAAGACGTATTGAGCTTCGAAGGCACAACTTCCGGCACCGGCTCCCGCTACATCAACTGGGAAACGGTCAACCTCACCCAAGGCTCGCGCCTGGACCTCAATGACACGCTGACACTGGGTGACAGCGCCACCGCCACCGGAACACTCAACATCGAAAGCGGTAGCACGCTGACGGCGACCCAAGGCGTCATCGCCCCTTTTACTGCTGGTCAGTTGGCAACACTCAATAACGCCGGCACGGTGGACCTCGCCGCCGGCAACAGCCGCACCAACGATTCCCTCACCGTCCAGGGCAATTACGCTGGCAACAACGGCCAGTTGCGCCTGCAAACCGTACTCGGCGCGGACGACTCCGCCAGCGATAAGCTGGTGGTCAATGGAGGAACACTCACCGGCAGTACCGCCATCACGGTCACGAACCTGAACGGCGCGGGTGCGCTGACCACCCAAAACGGCATCGAGGTGGTCCGGGCCGAGGGAAGCGCGGTCAGCGACAGCGGTGCATTTTCACTGGCCCAGTCCGTCTCGGCCGGCGCGTTCGACTATCGGTTGTTCAAGGGCGGCGTGACTGGCAATGAAAACAATTGGTACCTGCGCTCAACCGTGGTGGCAGGCCCGATAGCGGCACCCAGCCCGATGTTGCCAGCTCTACCTGTCGCGGTACCCGGTGCTGCGCCGATTCCTTTGTATCGCCCGGAAGTGCCCACTTGGTCGGTGTTGCCTCCTGCAGCGGCACAACTGACGCTGATGGCCTTGGGTACGTTCCATGATCGCCAGGGTGACCAGCGCTTGCTCACGGAAACCGGAGCATTCGGCGCAGGGTGGGGCCGGGTCTATGGCAAGGATCTGGATCAGACCTGGGCCGGCACCGTGACCCCAAGCCTGGACGGGTCCATCAAGGGCTTTCAAGTAGGCAACGATCTATACAGCTCAGCGCTGTCCGCAGGCCAGACCCAACGCATCGGGTTCTTCGTCGGTCATACCGAACTCAATGGCGATGTCAAAGGGTTCAACCTGGGTTTCGAAGACCGACGCGCCGGCAAGATAGAACTCGACGGCGACAGCTTTGGGTTGTACTGGACCCTCATCGCCCCCTCCGGTGGCTACGTCGACACGGTGGTGATGGGCACGCGACTGGACGGCGACAACCGTTCCGAACGCGGGGTAAAAATCGACAATCGCGGGCACGCCTTGAGCCTTTCGGCGGAGGCTGGTTATCCCTTCGCGGTGGCCGCCATGTGGGTCCTCGAACCTCAGGTCCAGATCATCCATCAGAAAATTTCCCTGGATAGCCAGGACGACGGGATCGCCAAGGTCGAGTTCGATTCCGACAGTGCCTGGACCGGCCGCCTCGGTGCTCGCCTCAAGGGCCGCTATCAGGTCAGTGGCATGCCGGTGGAACCGTATCTGCGTGCCAACCTCTGGCACACTTTTTCCGGCACCGACGTGGTGACGTTCGACAATGCCCAAAGGATCGAGACCCAACAGCGCGCCTCCACCGGCGATCTGGGCGCTGGTGTCATCCTCAGCGTGGCCCCTACGGTCAGCGTCTACGCTGACGCCGACTACGGCCAGAACCTCGACAGCAACCAGCAACGCGGCATGTCGGGTAATTTCGGTATAAGGATCAGTTGGTAA
- a CDS encoding DMT family transporter: protein MDKTLRRGSLEMTAAMLISGTIGWFVLVSGLPVLDVVFWRCVFGAATLLLICAGFGFLRPGILTRTTFLLAVLSGVAIVGNWVLLFASYSRASIAIGTAVYNVQPFMLVGLAALFLGEKITAQKLFWLAVSFLGMLAIVSAHGEQGQGGGDYLLGIALALGAALLYAIAALIIKRLTGTPPHLIALIQVSTGVLLLAPWANFSALPQHAEAWASLLTLGMVHTGVMYVLLYSAIQRLPTAVTGALSFIYPIAAIFVDWFAFGHCLEPLQWLGVAAILLAAAGMQQGWGIKLRRPALS from the coding sequence ATGGACAAGACCCTACGCCGCGGTTCGCTCGAAATGACTGCCGCCATGCTGATTTCCGGAACCATAGGCTGGTTCGTGCTGGTCTCGGGCCTGCCGGTGCTGGATGTGGTGTTCTGGCGCTGCGTGTTTGGTGCCGCTACTTTGCTGCTGATTTGCGCCGGTTTCGGCTTCTTGCGTCCAGGCATCCTGACACGCACCACGTTCCTGCTGGCTGTGCTCAGTGGGGTGGCGATTGTCGGTAACTGGGTGTTGTTGTTCGCCTCTTACTCCCGCGCCTCGATTGCCATCGGTACGGCGGTGTATAACGTCCAGCCGTTCATGTTGGTCGGGTTGGCGGCGCTGTTCCTGGGGGAAAAGATCACCGCGCAAAAACTGTTCTGGCTGGCAGTGTCGTTCCTCGGAATGCTGGCAATCGTCAGTGCCCACGGCGAACAAGGGCAGGGGGGCGGCGACTATCTGCTAGGCATCGCGTTGGCGCTGGGTGCGGCGTTGCTGTACGCCATCGCGGCGTTGATCATCAAGCGCCTGACCGGCACGCCGCCGCATCTGATCGCGCTGATTCAGGTCAGTACCGGCGTCTTGCTGTTGGCGCCCTGGGCGAACTTCTCAGCGTTGCCGCAACACGCCGAGGCGTGGGCCAGCCTGCTGACCCTGGGCATGGTTCATACCGGTGTGATGTACGTGTTGTTGTACAGCGCGATTCAACGCTTGCCGACGGCGGTCACCGGCGCGCTGTCGTTCATCTATCCGATTGCGGCGATCTTCGTCGACTGGTTTGCCTTCGGCCATTGCCTCGAACCGCTGCAATGGCTGGGTGTGGCGGCGATCCTGTTGGCGGCCGCAGGCATGCAACAGGGCTGGGGCATCAAGTTGCGCCGCCCAGCCCTGTCATGA